One Fundidesulfovibrio magnetotacticus genomic window carries:
- the ispD gene encoding 2-C-methyl-D-erythritol 4-phosphate cytidylyltransferase gives MNTWIVLLAAGSGSRLAAASGGAKKQFLDAGGSPVFWRSAQALARCAGVSGIVFVFPPDELDAAREAVDTLDASAPLGLDRRVVHGGARRQDSLENALSALPRECTHVLVHDAARCFVTPDVAARVLEALRSGAKAVIPAVPVKDTVKQVDAQGVVVATPERASLRAVQTPQGVELEALRAGFALARRENLTVTDDAGLVEALGLPVSVVEGSEANVKITTPEDLRLLAPARVPAALPRVGFGYDVHRYASEAEADAPNARPMVLGCAPIPGAPRVLAHSDGDVLLHALADALLGCLCLGDIGQHFPDTDPSLSGAASSVLVAEILARFAPAGLALVHVDLTVVAQVPKVGPHREHIRRNVAGLLGLAPERVNVKATTEEKLGFTGRKQGIKAYATATAVETGAPRAD, from the coding sequence ATGAACACCTGGATCGTCCTTCTCGCCGCCGGCAGCGGCTCCCGGCTGGCAGCCGCCTCGGGCGGCGCGAAAAAACAGTTCCTGGACGCGGGCGGCTCGCCCGTGTTCTGGCGCTCGGCCCAGGCCCTGGCCCGCTGCGCGGGCGTCTCCGGCATCGTCTTCGTCTTCCCTCCCGACGAACTGGACGCGGCCCGCGAGGCCGTCGACACCCTCGACGCGTCAGCGCCCCTCGGGCTCGACCGGCGCGTGGTCCACGGCGGCGCGCGCCGCCAGGATTCACTGGAGAACGCCCTCTCCGCCCTGCCCCGGGAGTGCACCCACGTGCTCGTGCACGACGCGGCGCGCTGCTTCGTCACCCCGGACGTGGCCGCACGGGTCCTGGAGGCCCTGCGATCCGGGGCCAAGGCCGTCATTCCCGCCGTGCCCGTCAAGGACACCGTGAAGCAGGTGGACGCCCAGGGCGTGGTGGTCGCCACGCCCGAGCGCGCCAGCCTCAGGGCCGTGCAGACCCCACAGGGCGTGGAACTGGAAGCCCTGCGCGCCGGGTTCGCGCTGGCCCGGCGCGAAAACCTCACCGTCACCGACGACGCGGGCCTCGTGGAGGCCCTGGGCCTGCCCGTGTCCGTGGTGGAAGGCTCGGAAGCCAACGTGAAGATCACCACTCCGGAAGACCTGCGCCTGCTCGCCCCGGCCCGGGTCCCGGCCGCCCTGCCCCGCGTGGGCTTCGGCTACGACGTGCACCGCTACGCCTCCGAGGCCGAGGCCGACGCCCCCAACGCCCGGCCCATGGTCCTGGGCTGCGCGCCCATCCCCGGCGCGCCGCGCGTGCTGGCCCACTCCGACGGCGACGTGCTCCTGCACGCCCTGGCAGACGCCCTCCTGGGCTGCCTCTGCCTGGGCGACATCGGCCAGCACTTCCCGGACACGGACCCCTCCCTCTCCGGGGCCGCAAGCTCCGTGCTGGTGGCCGAGATCCTGGCCCGCTTCGCGCCCGCGGGGCTCGCGCTGGTGCACGTGGACCTCACCGTGGTGGCCCAGGTCCCCAAGGTGGGGCCGCACCGGGAGCACATCCGGCGCAACGTGGCCGGGCTGCTGGGCCTTGCCCCGGAGCGCGTCAACGTGAAGGCGACCACCGAGGAAAAGCTCGGCTTCACGGGCCGCAAGCAGGGCATCAAGGCCTACGCCACGGCCACCGCGGTGGAGACCGGAGCCCCCCGCGCGGACTGA
- the cysS gene encoding cysteine--tRNA ligase: protein MQLYNTLTRAKEPFTPAHEGRVNMYVCGITAYDYCHIGHARSAVVFDVLVRYLRSKDLEVRFARNFTDVDDKIIKRAQEEGLSSEAVSEKYIAAFYEDMDRLGILRADMEPRATRYIGEMLQLAQHLIDTGFAYATPSGDVYFRVRAFKPYGKLSGRNLEELQSGARVAPGEEKEDPLDFALWKAAKPGEPTWESPWGPGRPGWHLECSAMSEDLLGLPLDIHGGGQDLVFPHHENEIAQTEAATGKDFARFWVHNGFVQINSEKMSKSLNNFVTIRDIFGYCLPEVLRFFLVAAHYRSPLDYSTEALDEAEKGIRRIYAALAQMDDALAGTKWSANAAPAELLAELDGLEKDFDQSMEDDLNTAAALGHIFGMVRLAGRVMEDKALRKSQGGKAILERIRGGFARYAAILGVFGSEPARFLADLRDSRAARKGIESSKVDDLLAQRKQARQDKDFARSDAIRDELAAMGVEVKDTPVGAVWDVA, encoded by the coding sequence ATGCAGCTTTACAACACCCTCACGCGCGCCAAGGAACCCTTCACGCCCGCCCACGAAGGCCGGGTGAACATGTACGTCTGCGGCATCACCGCCTACGACTACTGCCACATCGGCCACGCCCGCTCGGCCGTGGTCTTCGACGTGCTCGTGCGCTACCTGCGCTCGAAGGACCTGGAGGTGCGCTTCGCCCGCAACTTCACCGATGTGGACGACAAGATCATCAAGCGCGCCCAGGAGGAAGGGCTTTCCTCCGAGGCGGTCTCGGAGAAGTACATCGCCGCCTTCTACGAAGACATGGACCGCCTGGGCATCCTGCGCGCCGACATGGAGCCCCGCGCCACCCGCTACATCGGGGAAATGCTCCAGCTGGCGCAGCACCTCATCGACACCGGATTCGCCTACGCAACGCCCTCTGGCGACGTGTACTTCCGCGTGCGGGCCTTCAAGCCCTACGGCAAGCTTTCCGGGCGCAACCTGGAAGAGCTCCAGAGCGGCGCGCGCGTGGCCCCGGGAGAGGAAAAGGAGGACCCCCTGGACTTTGCCCTCTGGAAGGCCGCCAAGCCCGGCGAGCCCACCTGGGAGAGCCCCTGGGGGCCGGGACGCCCCGGCTGGCATCTGGAGTGCTCCGCCATGAGCGAAGACCTCCTGGGCCTGCCCCTGGACATCCACGGCGGCGGCCAGGACCTCGTCTTCCCCCACCACGAGAACGAGATCGCCCAGACCGAGGCCGCCACCGGAAAGGACTTCGCCCGCTTCTGGGTGCACAACGGCTTCGTGCAGATCAATTCTGAAAAAATGTCGAAATCGTTGAATAATTTTGTGACGATCCGCGACATTTTCGGCTACTGCCTGCCCGAGGTGCTGCGCTTCTTCCTGGTGGCCGCCCACTACCGCTCGCCCCTGGACTACTCCACCGAAGCCCTGGACGAGGCCGAGAAGGGCATCCGCCGCATCTACGCGGCCCTGGCCCAGATGGACGATGCGCTGGCCGGAACCAAATGGTCCGCCAACGCCGCCCCGGCCGAACTGCTCGCCGAGCTGGACGGCCTGGAAAAGGACTTCGACCAGTCCATGGAGGACGACCTGAACACCGCCGCCGCACTGGGCCACATCTTCGGCATGGTGCGCCTGGCCGGGCGCGTGATGGAAGACAAGGCCCTGCGCAAGAGCCAGGGCGGCAAGGCGATTCTCGAACGCATCCGGGGCGGCTTCGCCCGCTACGCCGCCATCCTGGGCGTGTTCGGCAGCGAACCGGCCCGCTTCCTGGCCGACCTGCGCGACTCCAGGGCCGCACGCAAGGGCATCGAGTCCTCCAAAGTGGACGACCTGCTGGCCCAGCGCAAGCAGGCCCGCCAGGACAAGGACTTCGCCCGCTCCGACGCCATCCGCGACGAACTGGCCGCCATGGGCGTGGAGGTGAAGGACACCCCCGTCGGGGCCGTCTGGGACGTAGCGTAG
- a CDS encoding SGNH/GDSL hydrolase family protein, which yields MNNIARTVALVILSTWVLILLAEAVLHVVSSAPEYVNYEFHPDLAGDLPPNVSVMDTLIKGLPYRVSTNAQGLRAQEPLLPRDEVGVRVLCLGDSFTFGVGVDDKATYPFLLQQFLRKAMPGKVVDVVNSGIPFFDIVDELDYWYQKGQALKPDVVVCQFYYNDLQTMNGRSFRRERRAQSAPYSRVKAVLKESRLFALAASLAYRLASIAPAASGGGASGADPWYEGRYCSDMSPEIMEIVRGGVLDAANNGALACRWDKYLANLLELKSAVEATGARFVLVMIPDEAQLAAPLAGPDVYFQSVLPGLGVDALDLLFVFREVHHRERLKLYNSPLDFHTNAQGNTLVAKLTAESVLRTLSVRDDAPPDRAKGFPGSWRVAFRFGAHGLEADQAPPGGERVEVQQSQTLHWQGMDTVDGPAVATTYADVPGELTVRVTGMEPSTYLGLTLHPIVYNEAVNGGIRIYVELDNGQVLQVLDRENSTPQGTRLLCDLFFPDKPFRAVTLRFVIGKSTGLAVDKAKGSTSSQQLTLRAG from the coding sequence ATGAATAACATCGCCCGCACAGTCGCTTTGGTGATCTTGTCGACCTGGGTCCTGATCCTGCTGGCCGAGGCGGTGCTGCACGTCGTGTCATCCGCGCCGGAATACGTAAATTACGAGTTCCATCCCGACTTGGCGGGCGATCTGCCGCCCAACGTCTCCGTCATGGACACCCTCATCAAGGGCCTGCCCTATCGCGTCAGCACAAACGCGCAGGGGCTGCGCGCCCAGGAACCCCTCCTCCCCCGCGACGAGGTGGGCGTGCGGGTGCTCTGCCTGGGCGACTCCTTCACCTTCGGTGTCGGGGTGGACGACAAGGCGACGTATCCCTTTCTGTTGCAACAATTCCTGCGAAAGGCCATGCCGGGAAAGGTGGTGGATGTTGTCAACAGCGGCATCCCCTTCTTCGATATAGTGGACGAACTCGACTACTGGTATCAGAAGGGGCAGGCGCTCAAGCCCGACGTGGTGGTCTGCCAATTCTACTACAACGATCTCCAGACCATGAACGGCAGATCGTTCAGGCGCGAGCGCAGGGCTCAGTCAGCCCCTTACAGCCGTGTCAAGGCCGTCCTGAAAGAGTCGCGCCTTTTCGCTCTGGCGGCCAGCCTGGCCTATCGTCTTGCCAGCATTGCCCCGGCCGCTTCGGGCGGGGGGGCCTCCGGCGCGGATCCCTGGTACGAAGGGCGTTATTGTTCCGATATGTCTCCGGAGATCATGGAGATCGTCCGCGGCGGCGTGCTTGATGCGGCAAATAACGGTGCACTGGCTTGCCGCTGGGACAAGTATCTGGCGAACCTGCTGGAACTCAAAAGCGCGGTGGAAGCAACCGGAGCGCGTTTCGTGCTGGTGATGATCCCGGACGAGGCGCAGCTAGCCGCCCCCCTTGCAGGTCCGGACGTGTACTTCCAGTCCGTGCTGCCGGGGCTGGGGGTGGACGCCCTGGACCTGCTCTTCGTTTTCCGGGAAGTTCACCACCGGGAACGGCTGAAGCTCTACAACTCCCCTCTGGATTTTCACACTAACGCCCAAGGCAATACGCTGGTGGCCAAACTGACGGCAGAGAGTGTTCTCAGAACGTTATCGGTCCGGGACGACGCCCCGCCCGACAGGGCGAAAGGCTTTCCGGGCTCTTGGCGCGTGGCTTTCCGATTCGGCGCGCACGGCCTGGAAGCTGACCAGGCCCCTCCAGGAGGCGAACGCGTGGAGGTTCAACAGTCCCAGACCCTGCACTGGCAGGGGATGGACACTGTTGACGGTCCAGCCGTGGCCACCACCTATGCCGACGTGCCCGGTGAGCTGACTGTCCGGGTCACCGGTATGGAGCCATCCACCTATCTGGGGCTGACACTGCATCCGATCGTCTACAACGAAGCCGTCAATGGCGGAATTCGCATTTACGTCGAACTCGACAACGGACAGGTGCTCCAGGTTCTGGACAGAGAGAACAGCACACCTCAGGGCACCCGCTTGCTCTGCGATCTTTTCTTTCCCGACAAGCCATTCCGCGCGGTCACGCTCCGCTTTGTGATCGGCAAGTCAACGGGGCTGGCCGTGGACAAGGCCAAAGGCTCGACGTCTTCCCAGCAGCTGACGCTCCGCGCAGGTTGA